A window from Mangifera indica cultivar Alphonso chromosome 2, CATAS_Mindica_2.1, whole genome shotgun sequence encodes these proteins:
- the LOC123200207 gene encoding lignin-forming anionic peroxidase-like, translating to MASSISFTCTFLTLLLIICVQSEAKLSSNFYDSTCPNALTTIRTAIRTAISRERRMAASLIRLHFHDCFVQGCDASILLNDSSTITSEKHATGNMNSVRGFQVIDNAKSQVEKICPGVVSCADILAVAARDASVYVGGPSWKVELGRRDSTTANLSLANTQLPDFQASLDSLISLFSTKGLSARDMVALSGAHTIGQAQCVTFRTRIYCNTSDINAGFAATRKRKCPASGGNATLAPLDPVTPNSFDNNYFKNLIKKKGLLASDQVLFSGGSTDSIVLEYSKKRKKFKSDFAAAMIKVGNINPLTGSEGQIRKLCYAVN from the exons ATGGCTTCTTCAATCAGCTTTACTTGTACTTTTCTCACCTTATTGTTGATCATTTGTGTACAAAGTGAAGCTAAACtctcttcaaatttttatgaCTCCACATGTCCAAATGCCCTCACTACAATCCGCACCGCTATTAGAACTGCCATTTCACGAGAGCGTAGAATGGCTGCCTCTCTCATTCGTCTCCACTTTCATGATTGCTTTGTTCAG GGTTGTGATGCATCCATCTTGTTGAATGATTCCTCCACAATCACCAGTGAGAAACATGCCACGGGCAATATGAATTCAGTAAGGGGATTCCAAGTCATAGATAATGCTAAATCTCAAGTCGAGAAAATTTGTCCAGGTGTTGTTTCGTGTGCAGATATTCTTGCTGTTGCTGCCCGTGATGCATCAGTTTAT GTTGGTGGACCATCATGGAAGGTTGAACTTGGAAGAAGAGATTCTACAACTGCAAATTTAAGCTTAGCTAATACCCAACTCCCCGACTTTCAGGCTAGCCTTGATTCTCTTATTTCGTTGTTCAGTACCAAAGGGTTGAGTGCGAGGGACATGGTTGCTCTTTCAGGTGCACATACAATTGGGCAAGCACAATGTGTCACATTCCGTACTAGGATTTATTGCAATACAAGTGATATCAATGCTGGCTTTGCTGCTACTCGTAAACGTAAATGTCCAGCTTCTGGTGGGAATGCAACTCTTGCACCTCTAGATCCGGTGACACCTAATTCTTTCGATAATAACTACTTCAAAAATCTTATTAAGAAGAAGGGTCTTCTTGCATCAGATCAAGTGCTTTTTAGTGGAGGATCCACTGATAGCATTGTTCTTGAATATAGTAAGAAGcgtaaaaaattcaaatctgaTTTCGCAGCTGCCATGATAAAGGTGGGAAACATCAACCCTCTTACTGGCTCTGAAGGGCAAATCCGAAAGTTATGCTATGCTGTTAATTAA